Proteins from one Clostridium cellulovorans 743B genomic window:
- a CDS encoding fasciclin domain-containing protein yields MKKKITKLIALPIMLLLFNIMGGNCHAYAQVTYLAQEQQNNSKDIVDIAIGDNRFKTLVTALKAAGLVDTLKGQGPFTVFAPTDDAFAKLPNNTVNDLLKPENKEALVKVLTYHVAPQKLTAAEILKLNGKELKMSNGENAKIEMKNNEVYIDGAKVVITDIMAKNGVIHVIDTVMMP; encoded by the coding sequence ATGAAAAAGAAAATTACTAAACTTATAGCTTTACCAATAATGTTATTATTATTTAATATTATGGGGGGAAATTGTCATGCTTATGCACAAGTTACATATTTAGCTCAGGAACAACAAAATAATTCAAAGGATATTGTTGACATTGCTATTGGAGACAATAGGTTTAAAACTTTAGTAACTGCTTTAAAGGCTGCAGGATTAGTTGATACACTTAAAGGGCAAGGTCCATTTACAGTGTTTGCACCTACAGATGATGCGTTTGCAAAGCTTCCAAACAACACCGTCAACGATCTTTTAAAACCAGAAAATAAGGAGGCACTCGTAAAGGTTTTAACTTATCATGTTGCACCTCAAAAGCTCACTGCAGCAGAAATATTAAAGTTAAATGGTAAGGAGTTAAAAATGTCAAATGGGGAAAATGCTAAAATAGAAATGAAAAATAATGAAGTATATATTGATGGAGCTAAGGTTGTAATTACTGATATTATGGCTAAAAATGGAGTAATACATGTAATAGATACAGTTATGATGCCATAA
- a CDS encoding GNAT family N-acetyltransferase, with product MGRMFGDNSMSYFIKDVVVSPEYQGKGIGKLLINDMIAFIKEKTPKGWKFCVELMSASGKEVFYEKLGFERRPSVMFGAGMFLIENNI from the coding sequence ATGGGAAGAATGTTTGGAGATAATAGCATGTCTTATTTTATAAAAGATGTAGTAGTTTCTCCTGAATATCAAGGCAAAGGTATTGGAAAACTTCTTATTAATGATATGATAGCTTTTATTAAAGAGAAAACACCAAAGGGATGGAAGTTTTGTGTTGAACTTATGAGTGCTTCAGGAAAAGAAGTTTTTTATGAGAAGCTTGGATTTGAAAGAAGACCCTCAGTAATGTTTGGTGCTGGAATGTTTTTAATTGAAAATAATATATAG
- a CDS encoding DUF4041 domain-containing protein, with the protein MWLFICGILCLLTLNYRNKYKKNYSDIEESKRMYNELNAEINKKNNILELREKELLDKDDLLNELQFKLKNTEKQKTKYQTLYNKFVEQYEILKLKERELLDMEENLKCYDIKLSDKNKDLKSDTEIINKLKSELEDAEKQKTEYKILYNELAEMPDILKLKERELLDMEEKLKFYDIKLSDKDKDLKSDTEIIGKLKSELEDTEKQNTKYKILYNEFVEKHEILKLKEQELLDKERELLDMEETLKSYDIKLRDKNKDLESAATEIINKFKSEFEDAKIKKARYYKLYNELIQESNSLELRKQRLLEKEEDLRAYDNMLRFREEKLLNIDEHVKKLETKYKQLENEISLHEIGIYELKYNFENLNLYEEKLEEIRVKEKELFLLKKACICNDPISVIHSIGIGRSVIYSYSELMLKAFNLECSNAIENVNYKNIELVEKKLEIVFEYINDIGKKLNCEITYQYFNLKRQELYLVFEYQEKVYQEREKQRIIKEQIAEEEKAQKEFQKALIEAEKEAERYNKALVQVRQELERTTGEKVYKLENIIIELENKLQEAEENKRAISQAQITKSGHVYIISNIGSLGENIYKIGMTRRIDPNERIRELSSSSMPFPFDVHAMIFTENAPELELTIHKMLSQRRVNRVNLRKEFFEVELEEIKEIIEELGITDVKYTYGFEAKEYRQSLLIKQADLKLIAQ; encoded by the coding sequence ATGTGGCTATTTATTTGTGGTATCTTATGTTTGCTTACATTAAATTATAGAAATAAATATAAAAAAAATTATTCTGATATTGAAGAAAGTAAACGAATGTATAACGAATTAAATGCTGAAATTAATAAAAAAAATAATATATTAGAACTTAGAGAAAAAGAGTTATTGGATAAAGACGACCTCCTAAATGAGTTACAATTTAAACTTAAAAATACAGAAAAACAGAAAACTAAATATCAAACTTTATATAATAAGTTTGTTGAACAGTATGAGATATTGAAACTTAAAGAACGAGAATTGTTAGATATGGAGGAAAATCTAAAATGTTATGACATTAAGCTTAGCGATAAAAATAAAGATTTAAAAAGTGATACTGAAATTATAAATAAACTAAAATCTGAACTTGAAGATGCAGAAAAACAAAAAACTGAATATAAAATTTTATATAATGAACTCGCTGAAATGCCTGATATATTGAAACTTAAGGAACGAGAATTATTAGATATGGAGGAAAAACTAAAATTTTATGACATTAAGCTTAGCGATAAAGATAAGGATTTAAAAAGTGATACTGAAATTATAGGTAAACTAAAATCTGAACTTGAAGATACAGAAAAACAGAACACTAAATATAAAATTTTATATAATGAATTTGTTGAAAAGCATGAGATATTAAAGCTTAAAGAACAAGAATTGTTAGATAAAGAACGTGAATTGTTAGATATGGAAGAAACTTTAAAATCTTATGACATTAAGCTTAGAGATAAAAATAAAGATTTAGAAAGTGCTGCTACTGAAATCATAAATAAATTCAAGTCTGAGTTTGAAGATGCTAAAATAAAAAAAGCTAGGTATTATAAGTTGTATAATGAACTTATACAAGAGTCAAATAGTTTAGAGCTTAGAAAACAACGATTATTAGAAAAAGAAGAAGATTTAAGGGCTTATGATAACATGCTTAGATTTAGGGAAGAAAAATTATTGAATATTGATGAGCATGTCAAAAAGTTAGAAACTAAATATAAACAATTAGAAAATGAAATAAGTTTACATGAAATTGGAATTTATGAGTTGAAATATAATTTTGAAAATTTAAACTTATATGAAGAAAAACTTGAAGAAATAAGAGTAAAAGAGAAAGAATTATTTTTACTAAAGAAAGCATGTATCTGTAATGATCCAATATCAGTAATTCATAGCATAGGAATAGGGAGAAGTGTTATATATAGTTATTCTGAGCTCATGCTAAAAGCATTTAATCTAGAGTGTAGTAATGCTATAGAAAATGTAAACTATAAAAATATTGAATTAGTTGAGAAAAAACTTGAAATTGTTTTTGAGTATATAAACGATATAGGTAAAAAATTAAATTGTGAGATTACCTATCAATATTTTAATTTGAAGAGGCAAGAATTATACCTTGTATTTGAGTATCAAGAAAAAGTATATCAAGAAAGAGAAAAACAAAGAATTATCAAAGAGCAAATTGCTGAAGAAGAAAAAGCTCAAAAGGAATTCCAAAAAGCACTTATTGAAGCTGAAAAAGAAGCAGAACGATATAATAAAGCTTTAGTTCAAGTAAGACAAGAACTCGAAAGAACGACTGGGGAAAAAGTATATAAACTTGAAAATATAATTATAGAATTGGAAAATAAATTACAAGAAGCTGAAGAAAATAAGAGAGCAATATCACAAGCTCAAATAACCAAGTCTGGACACGTATATATAATAAGTAACATTGGTTCTTTGGGTGAAAATATTTATAAAATTGGAATGACAAGGAGAATTGATCCTAATGAGCGAATACGGGAGTTAAGCAGTTCATCAATGCCATTTCCATTTGATGTACATGCCATGATTTTTACAGAAAATGCACCAGAGCTTGAATTGACAATTCATAAAATGCTATCTCAAAGAAGAGTTAATAGGGTAAATTTAAGAAAAGAATTTTTTGAAGTTGAGCTTGAGGAAATTAAAGAAATAATTGAAGAATTAGGTATCACTGATGTAAAATATACGTATGGCTTTGAGGCAAAAGAATATAGGCAGTCTTTGTTGATAAAGCAAGCAGACTTAAAGTTAATTGCACAATAA
- a CDS encoding DEAD/DEAH box helicase produces the protein MIINREYLKLIDELIIKYIEIEIKKDFLEEYDKNKVNIKELAFLAEKALILADSRSLANKERALKIATLIAKQTVYNSQLNLISSIILGRIKNFKSQELLDKKLENSLSNKISPFDMLKEIIYKNNNTVKIANNKFLLNDFQLDFYDLVMHKNIVSVSAPTSIGKSFIVKRTLIDLLLKGANTCVYIVPSRALITEVINDLRKEISRMKLDIQFNLSSSSDISNLDKEKKTILILTQERFYQLCNNNELIVDILIVDEAQNVINGTRGILLEYSIKYAKRLWDNLKIVFLSPLIDNPEKFNERFSKDNTNGFLNIKQPTVRQNIIKLYKDTRGYKVVANKKVIKEKVKINRSGSIPSNIANVVLNFNNGENSIIYCNKTSLAVEVCEKLYDSGLYEDLDNEDLEDFADFIEYSISKKYLLSKYIRKGIVYHYGNLPPFIRGGIEELAASGCFKVIACTSTLLQGVNLPAQNIYIYNPCKDDIELTNLEFWNLVGRAGRMGYDFCGNIILIQNDYWTDIDKYDNKCTTVEFLSDTYKSIENLTQMIESSEDINNIGYSDEIDDYIISSTIIDRINGQDLVSNIECKDSLLYENLELMVDQIIKNFSPPKELLTRLVGIKYSNIELLWNYFKENDNIINELLIPHPFSVDKDTFMSIYMKAIRNINEFLMDEKLFNEYDAIKLPLMSYSWIMEDKLRNILMHKISKNGLQNSLPDKDISKIIEREVKYLNNNIRFKLVKGFYAYGEILKSYLKQVGKDELLENIINIPMYLEIGACRKPTIELISIGMNREFAVEITDKYKVRENSIIKDLKRIDLQRIKNNYLRKKLSDFIKTI, from the coding sequence ATGATTATAAATAGAGAGTATCTTAAGCTCATAGATGAATTAATAATTAAATATATCGAAATTGAGATAAAAAAAGATTTTTTAGAAGAATATGATAAAAATAAAGTAAATATAAAGGAACTAGCTTTTTTGGCAGAAAAAGCTCTTATTTTAGCAGATTCTAGGAGTTTAGCAAATAAAGAGAGGGCACTTAAAATAGCTACACTTATAGCAAAACAAACAGTTTATAACAGTCAATTAAACTTAATTTCAAGTATTATATTAGGAAGAATAAAAAATTTTAAGAGCCAAGAACTTTTAGATAAAAAACTAGAGAATAGTTTGTCTAATAAAATATCCCCATTTGATATGTTAAAAGAAATCATATATAAAAATAATAATACAGTTAAAATAGCTAATAATAAATTTTTATTGAATGATTTCCAGTTAGACTTTTATGATCTTGTAATGCATAAAAATATAGTTAGTGTCTCAGCTCCAACATCTATTGGAAAGTCTTTCATAGTTAAGAGAACATTAATAGATTTACTTTTAAAAGGTGCAAATACATGTGTATATATTGTACCATCTCGAGCTTTGATAACAGAGGTAATAAATGATTTAAGAAAAGAAATAAGTAGAATGAAACTTGATATACAATTTAATTTATCATCATCATCAGATATAAGCAATCTTGATAAAGAAAAAAAGACTATACTAATATTAACTCAAGAGAGGTTCTATCAGTTGTGCAATAATAATGAATTAATAGTAGACATACTTATTGTAGATGAAGCACAAAATGTTATAAATGGCACTAGAGGAATTTTATTAGAATATAGTATTAAGTATGCTAAAAGATTATGGGATAATTTAAAAATTGTTTTCTTAAGTCCATTAATCGACAACCCAGAAAAGTTTAATGAAAGATTTTCTAAAGATAATACAAATGGATTTCTGAATATAAAACAACCAACAGTAAGACAAAATATCATTAAATTGTATAAAGACACGAGAGGATACAAAGTTGTAGCTAATAAAAAAGTAATTAAAGAGAAAGTTAAGATAAATAGGTCAGGTTCCATACCAAGTAATATAGCAAATGTGGTGTTGAATTTTAACAATGGAGAAAACTCAATTATATATTGCAATAAGACAAGCTTAGCTGTTGAAGTTTGTGAAAAATTATATGATTCTGGCTTATACGAAGATTTGGATAATGAAGATTTGGAAGACTTTGCAGATTTTATTGAATATTCTATCAGCAAGAAATATTTATTGAGTAAATATATAAGAAAAGGAATAGTATATCATTACGGAAATTTACCCCCTTTTATAAGAGGTGGTATAGAAGAATTGGCGGCATCAGGATGTTTTAAAGTTATAGCTTGCACATCAACTTTGCTTCAAGGAGTAAATCTTCCTGCTCAAAATATATATATCTACAATCCATGTAAAGATGATATAGAATTAACTAATTTGGAGTTTTGGAATTTAGTAGGCAGAGCTGGTAGGATGGGATATGATTTTTGTGGTAATATCATATTAATTCAGAATGATTACTGGACTGATATAGATAAATATGATAACAAATGTACTACAGTAGAGTTTTTATCAGACACATATAAAAGTATTGAAAATTTAACACAGATGATTGAAAGTAGTGAAGATATAAATAATATAGGGTATAGTGATGAAATTGATGATTATATAATTAGTTCAACTATTATAGATAGAATTAATGGGCAAGATTTAGTGAGCAATATAGAGTGTAAAGATTCATTGTTATATGAAAATTTAGAACTTATGGTGGATCAAATTATTAAAAATTTTAGTCCGCCTAAGGAACTTTTAACTCGTCTTGTTGGTATAAAGTATTCCAATATAGAACTGCTGTGGAATTATTTTAAAGAAAATGATAATATAATAAATGAATTGTTGATACCACATCCATTTAGTGTGGATAAAGATACTTTTATGAGTATATATATGAAAGCTATTAGAAATATTAATGAATTTTTAATGGATGAAAAGTTATTCAATGAATATGATGCTATTAAACTACCCTTAATGTCATATTCATGGATTATGGAAGATAAACTGAGAAATATATTAATGCATAAAATAAGTAAAAATGGTTTGCAAAATTCATTACCTGATAAAGATATTTCTAAAATCATCGAAAGGGAAGTAAAGTATCTAAATAATAATATTAGATTTAAACTAGTAAAGGGATTTTACGCATATGGAGAAATATTAAAATCGTACCTAAAGCAAGTTGGAAAAGACGAGCTATTAGAGAATATAATAAATATACCTATGTATTTGGAAATAGGAGCTTGTAGGAAACCAACGATAGAATTGATATCAATTGGGATGAATAGAGAGTTTGCAGTAGAAATTACTGATAAATACAAGGTTAGAGAAAATAGCATTATTAAAGACTTAAAGAGAATAGATTTACAACGTATAAAAAACAATTATTTAAGGAAAAAATTATCAGATTTTATTAAGACTATATAA
- a CDS encoding trypsin-like peptidase domain-containing protein, which produces MNEKIIGRVTCNEDLLGTCFLVTPSYVLTAYHVIKNKNNVKIEFQVIGETRKVESIFFYNEKDIDLAIIKLNKDIKKAIEYCDIDTIIAVEQGDFWETSGYPDEYENDERLYVNGTINRYIEDQLPDLELSINDQKEVSEWQGISGSPLIVNDQICGIVLKERTSSLKTKLKAISMEKIIGFLCNETEVLKILSYRRKNLLSERIETFNKECNDIFFSYKYVGEDFISNCLILKPESEINDLVYIIDLFLKDYANSMQEIINEQNNNMINRRKQEKRNEYAAEELKRILIKSNKLGFALLWIILEGVFQAPRVATAYSMENEIKQDIYISRSADSIKVSIGYTEMKKDLMQSILKVLIEIDKEIGTNEQKIFIWDELAINYLDIYNRLHVEELQKKEQSGEKVNLEIVILHSYDSNIYKKNIYKKSNNTNKIAENFCKAELDQYNKKIVEICSKFKWIKSKQIMWISLPCESLELFHNIIQHGAED; this is translated from the coding sequence ATGAATGAAAAAATTATAGGAAGGGTTACATGTAATGAGGACTTATTAGGAACATGTTTTTTAGTTACTCCATCTTATGTATTAACGGCATACCATGTAATTAAAAATAAAAACAATGTAAAAATTGAATTTCAAGTCATTGGTGAGACAAGAAAAGTTGAAAGTATTTTTTTTTATAATGAGAAAGATATAGATCTGGCGATTATAAAATTGAATAAGGATATTAAAAAGGCTATTGAGTATTGTGATATAGATACTATTATAGCTGTTGAACAAGGTGATTTTTGGGAAACAAGTGGATATCCAGATGAATATGAAAATGATGAACGTTTATATGTAAATGGAACTATAAATAGATACATAGAAGATCAATTACCAGACTTGGAGTTATCTATTAATGATCAGAAGGAAGTAAGTGAATGGCAGGGAATATCAGGTTCTCCATTGATAGTAAACGATCAAATATGTGGAATTGTTTTAAAAGAAAGAACTTCTAGCCTTAAAACAAAATTAAAAGCTATAAGTATGGAAAAAATTATTGGATTTTTATGTAATGAAACTGAAGTATTAAAAATATTATCTTATAGGAGAAAAAATTTACTCAGTGAGCGAATAGAAACATTTAATAAAGAATGTAATGATATATTTTTTTCTTACAAATATGTCGGAGAAGATTTCATTTCAAATTGTTTAATATTAAAACCTGAGAGCGAAATTAATGACCTTGTATATATAATAGATTTATTTCTAAAAGATTATGCAAATAGTATGCAAGAAATAATTAATGAGCAAAACAATAATATGATAAATAGACGTAAACAAGAAAAGAGAAATGAATATGCTGCAGAAGAATTAAAAAGGATATTGATAAAGAGCAATAAGCTTGGGTTTGCTCTTCTTTGGATTATATTGGAGGGTGTATTTCAAGCCCCTCGGGTGGCTACAGCTTATTCTATGGAAAATGAAATAAAACAAGATATTTATATTTCTAGGAGTGCAGATAGCATTAAAGTATCAATTGGTTATACAGAGATGAAAAAAGACCTAATGCAATCAATATTAAAAGTTCTTATTGAAATTGATAAAGAAATAGGAACTAATGAACAGAAAATCTTTATTTGGGATGAATTAGCTATTAACTATTTAGATATTTATAATAGATTGCATGTAGAAGAACTGCAAAAAAAAGAGCAGAGTGGTGAAAAGGTTAATTTAGAAATAGTTATACTACATTCATATGATAGTAATATTTATAAGAAAAATATTTATAAGAAAAGTAACAATACTAATAAAATAGCGGAAAATTTTTGTAAAGCAGAACTTGATCAGTATAATAAAAAAATTGTAGAAATATGCTCAAAATTCAAATGGATAAAATCCAAACAAATCATGTGGATATCTTTACCATGTGAGTCTTTAGAGTTATTTCATAATATAATTCAGCATGGAGCGGAGGACTAA
- a CDS encoding MBL fold metallo-hydrolase — MKIFIQVKVFPASNGECILIKFIGKRVTNILIDCGYVSTYKIIKEELHKLKENNEKLDLVVLTHIDNDHINGARCIFADYINDRICEISEVWYNDYFSIYDIENNNNSIEECEEEFKILQTIIKQKYPNDPNQNEENFVGYKTANILVDYLQNEKIYKKLNKSFTNGVFIENKHEIKSKRINDEVELIILGPKKEILQQLVYEWRSYLKKKGFNKEIVKSKEIAKAFELFYVNKVEKMNIQTVKEKQCSVATKLEELLEFNECDTGLENRSSISFILKFYDKSMLFLGDSSPIDYDEVLEKIGQDMKDEKLKFDLVKVSHHGSKYNISKKFFDIVTSDRYIISTNGYGHHHPDFESIYKIICMQKENKLIKFNYKQKRLMNFVEKNKLDETNNFKIEYENESLKGKKIMEIDITDEVIESKGERNE; from the coding sequence ATGAAAATATTTATACAAGTTAAGGTTTTTCCTGCATCAAATGGAGAATGCATTTTAATAAAATTTATAGGAAAGAGAGTTACTAATATATTAATAGATTGTGGTTATGTATCAACATATAAAATTATAAAGGAAGAATTACATAAATTAAAAGAAAATAATGAGAAGTTAGATTTAGTGGTTTTAACACACATAGATAATGATCATATTAATGGAGCTAGATGTATATTTGCAGACTATATAAATGATAGGATATGTGAAATTTCTGAAGTTTGGTACAATGATTATTTTAGTATTTACGATATTGAAAATAATAATAATAGTATAGAGGAATGTGAAGAGGAATTTAAAATTTTACAAACAATTATAAAACAAAAATATCCTAATGATCCAAATCAAAATGAAGAAAACTTTGTAGGATATAAAACAGCAAATATTTTAGTAGATTACCTGCAAAATGAAAAGATATATAAAAAACTTAATAAATCATTTACAAATGGAGTGTTTATAGAAAATAAGCATGAGATAAAAAGCAAGAGAATAAATGATGAAGTGGAACTAATAATATTAGGTCCTAAAAAAGAGATTCTGCAACAATTAGTATATGAATGGAGAAGTTATCTAAAGAAAAAGGGATTTAATAAAGAAATAGTTAAATCAAAAGAAATTGCTAAAGCTTTTGAACTTTTTTATGTAAATAAGGTTGAAAAGATGAATATACAAACAGTTAAGGAAAAACAGTGTTCAGTAGCTACAAAGCTTGAAGAGTTACTAGAATTTAATGAGTGCGATACAGGTTTAGAAAATAGAAGCTCTATTTCATTTATTTTAAAATTTTATGATAAATCCATGCTGTTTTTAGGGGATAGTAGTCCAATTGATTATGATGAAGTATTAGAAAAAATAGGACAAGATATGAAAGATGAAAAATTAAAATTTGATTTAGTTAAAGTATCACATCATGGAAGTAAATACAATATATCAAAAAAGTTTTTTGATATAGTAACAAGTGATAGATATATTATATCTACCAACGGTTATGGACATCATCATCCAGATTTTGAATCTATATATAAAATAATATGCATGCAAAAAGAAAATAAACTAATAAAATTTAATTATAAACAGAAGAGATTGATGAATTTTGTAGAAAAAAATAAATTGGATGAAACAAATAACTTTAAAATTGAATATGAAAATGAAAGTTTGAAAGGTAAAAAAATTATGGAAATAGATATTACAGATGAAGTTATAGAATCAAAGGGTGAAAGAAATGAATGA
- a CDS encoding N-acetylmuramoyl-L-alanine amidase produces the protein MVPIIKQISNFNYSEGNNIKFIVCHFTGNDNDTAKNNADYFGSCDREASAHYFVDNNEIRQVVEEYNASWHCGDGNGAYGITNYNSISIEMCGANGDISETTAKNARNLIRLLMKKYGVQIENVVRHYDASRKNCPSPFSSNNWARWTEFKNKIVNEVEEDEMKIRIFSRTWYLAQYPDVLKSGLDPYQHYLSYGKKEGRQPLPPKPKDFTDAGYLICNTDVVDAINRGEYVSGLDHYYEFGWREGRKWNYVQNIKAATVILDQKGEAFYRVIAGSFKDKKKAEKRITELKKVGFNSFIVAYNN, from the coding sequence ATGGTGCCAATTATAAAACAAATAAGCAATTTCAATTATTCGGAAGGCAACAATATAAAATTCATTGTATGCCATTTTACAGGCAATGATAATGACACAGCAAAGAATAATGCTGACTATTTCGGAAGTTGTGACAGAGAGGCTTCAGCACATTATTTTGTTGATAACAATGAAATAAGACAAGTGGTAGAGGAGTATAATGCCAGTTGGCATTGTGGCGATGGCAATGGAGCTTATGGGATAACAAATTATAATTCTATTTCAATTGAAATGTGTGGAGCTAATGGAGATATCTCAGAAACCACAGCAAAGAATGCTAGAAATTTAATAAGACTTCTTATGAAAAAGTATGGTGTTCAAATAGAAAACGTAGTAAGGCATTATGATGCCAGTAGAAAGAATTGTCCAAGTCCTTTTAGCAGCAACAATTGGGCAAGATGGACAGAGTTCAAAAACAAGATAGTTAATGAAGTGGAGGAAGATGAAATGAAGATAAGAATATTCAGTAGAACATGGTACTTAGCACAATACCCAGATGTATTAAAGTCAGGACTTGATCCATATCAACATTATTTAAGCTATGGGAAAAAAGAAGGTAGACAACCACTGCCACCAAAGCCAAAGGATTTTACTGATGCAGGATATTTAATATGTAATACTGATGTTGTTGATGCAATAAATAGAGGGGAGTATGTTAGTGGACTAGATCATTATTATGAGTTTGGGTGGAGAGAGGGTAGAAAGTGGAATTATGTTCAGAATATTAAGGCGGCAACAGTTATTTTGGATCAAAAAGGAGAAGCGTTTTATAGGGTTATTGCGGGGTCTTTTAAGGATAAGAAGAAGGCTGAGAAAAGAATAACCGAATTAAAAAAAGTTGGGTTTAATAGTTTTATAGTAGCATATAATAATTAG
- a CDS encoding phage holin family protein: MDKFINIKTGLFAVVAVFGGMFSDVLGGFDKILMALLICMIADYITGLIVALVFKNSTKTETGAAQSKAGFIGIVKKIFVLILIVVINQIDIVTNTNGFLRDAAIMGFIANEVLSLIENAGLMGIKLPEAVTNAIDVLKNKSESRE; this comes from the coding sequence ATGGATAAGTTTATCAATATTAAAACAGGACTTTTCGCAGTAGTTGCAGTGTTTGGAGGAATGTTTAGTGATGTATTAGGTGGATTTGACAAGATATTAATGGCTTTACTTATTTGTATGATTGCAGACTACATAACAGGGTTAATAGTAGCTTTGGTATTTAAAAATTCTACTAAAACAGAAACTGGTGCAGCACAAAGCAAAGCAGGGTTTATTGGTATAGTTAAAAAGATATTTGTATTAATTTTAATTGTAGTAATAAATCAAATCGATATAGTTACAAATACTAATGGTTTTTTAAGAGATGCAGCCATCATGGGTTTTATAGCTAACGAGGTTTTATCTTTGATTGAAAACGCAGGACTTATGGGAATAAAGCTACCAGAAGCAGTAACTAATGCAATAGATGTATTAAAGAATAAAAGTGAAAGTAGAGAGTAG
- a CDS encoding siphovirus ReqiPepy6 Gp37-like family protein, translated as MDLRIYDRYYQFIGVVDVFTSLRWTRKHYTAGEFELKVTATENNINLLKKDNMIYKSHTEAAIIETVELAKEGTKEEITVKGYMITGVLKIRCIDGTKNYLGTTWTAEKIMFDLVNSECINPVKPQRVITNLELGVLNNYTGNVNMQVSYDNLLDTIESIGTANQIGFRIQWTTVSNVMIFNCYKGTNRTINQKILPPVIFDIDYDNVISQDYYDSDSNLKNCAIVAGEGEGAVRAKVYVNDYLDGRNRVELFCDAKDLQRTNNNVTMTDVQYQTILTSRGNEKLGECQVIQTFEGQINTNAGLEYRVDYDLGDWVTRQDKKWGITLDTQITEITEVYQNNSMVLDITFGNNIPTEIQKIKREIRRN; from the coding sequence ATGGATTTAAGAATATACGACAGATATTATCAATTTATTGGTGTAGTGGATGTTTTCACGTCTTTAAGATGGACAAGAAAACACTATACAGCAGGGGAATTTGAACTAAAAGTCACAGCTACAGAAAATAATATTAATTTACTTAAGAAAGATAATATGATTTACAAATCTCATACTGAAGCAGCCATTATAGAAACTGTTGAACTAGCAAAGGAAGGTACAAAAGAAGAGATTACAGTTAAAGGGTACATGATAACAGGAGTTTTAAAAATACGCTGTATAGATGGAACTAAAAACTATCTAGGAACTACTTGGACAGCTGAGAAGATAATGTTTGATTTAGTTAACAGTGAATGTATTAACCCAGTTAAACCTCAAAGAGTGATAACTAATTTAGAATTAGGAGTTTTAAATAATTATACTGGAAATGTAAACATGCAAGTATCCTATGATAATTTATTAGATACTATTGAAAGTATTGGCACAGCTAATCAAATAGGTTTTAGAATACAGTGGACAACCGTTAGTAATGTGATGATCTTTAATTGTTATAAAGGTACAAACAGGACTATAAATCAAAAAATATTACCACCAGTAATATTTGATATAGATTACGACAATGTAATTTCTCAAGATTATTATGACAGCGATAGTAATTTGAAGAACTGTGCCATTGTTGCAGGCGAAGGTGAAGGAGCTGTAAGAGCTAAAGTTTATGTAAATGATTATTTAGATGGAAGAAATCGAGTTGAATTATTTTGTGATGCCAAGGATCTGCAAAGAACAAATAATAATGTAACTATGACCGATGTACAATATCAAACAATTTTAACTTCAAGAGGTAATGAAAAGCTTGGAGAATGTCAAGTAATTCAAACCTTTGAAGGACAGATAAATACTAACGCAGGGCTAGAATATAGAGTTGATTATGATCTTGGGGATTGGGTAACAAGACAAGATAAAAAGTGGGGAATTACTCTTGATACTCAAATTACAGAGATAACGGAAGTATACCAAAATAATTCAATGGTACTAGATATAACCTTTGGGAACAACATTCCAACAGAAATACAAAAAATAAAAAGAGAAATTAGGAGAAATTAA